The following are encoded in a window of Panicum virgatum strain AP13 chromosome 5N, P.virgatum_v5, whole genome shotgun sequence genomic DNA:
- the LOC120674808 gene encoding histone deacetylase 19-like, whose amino-acid sequence MNTGGNSLPSQSCPDGAKRRVCYYYDRCIAGVDYGEDHVMVPRRVDMAHALIRSYGLLGDMTRLRTRPATDAEISGFHGARYVGLLRDLTPEGFGAGGEVARRARGCNVGAVSTYGRSVDNPPVAGLWDYCQRYAGGSLAAARALASGEADVAINWSGGMHHACRDKASGFCYVNDIVLAIEELLGHFRRVLYVDIDVHHGDGVETAFVRSNRVMTVSFHQCTEGFFPEQRGLIEHVGEGTGRLRAVNVPMKKGMDDDGYRRLFEPIMTRVVAVFQPEAIVMQCGADSLSGDRLGHQNLSIAGHARCVSFMRSFSTPLLLLGGGGYTINHVAACWCYETAVAIGKNIADDIPPHCYDGLYRSQGYKLFYPADKNMKNDNTDTYVTRTRSEVLQNLSELEAAPSVEFKEPAGGSIDAEALFDRRLSREEYDPMQRLHRRCGEMEERGFFIEVGKRQLDLTKY is encoded by the exons atgaacACCGGCGGCAACTCGCTGCCGTCGCAGTCGTGCCCCGACGGCGCGAAGCGGCGCGTGTGCTACTACTATGACCGCTGCATCGCCGGCGTCGACTACGGCGAGGACCACGTCATGGTGCCTCGCCGCGTCGACATGGCGCACGCGCTCATTCGCTCCTACGGCCTGCTCGGCGACATGACCCGCCTCCGCACCAGGCCCGCCACCgacgccgagatctccggcttCCACGGCGCCCGCTACGTCGGGCTCCTGCGGGACCTCACCCCGGAGGgcttcggcgccggcggcgaggtcgcgcGCCGGGCCAGGGGCTGCAACGTCGGCGCGGTCTCCACATACGGCCGCTCCGTCGACAACCCCCCCGTCGCCGGCCTCTGGGACTACTGCCAGCGCTACGCCGGCGGGTCgctggccgcggcgcgcgcgctcgccagcGGGGAGGCCGACGTCGCCATCAACTGGTCCGGCGGCATGCACCACGCGTGCCGGGACAAGGCCAGCGGCTTCTGCTACGTGAACGACATCGTGCTCGCCATCGAAGAGCTCCTCGGCCACTTCCGGCGCGTGCTGTACGTGGACATCGACGTGCaccacggcgacggcgtcgaGACCGCCTTCGTCAGGTCCAACCGGGTGATGACCGTGTCCTTCCACCAGTGCACCGAGGGCTTCTTCCCGGAGCAGAGGGGGCTCATCGAGCACGTCGGCGAAGGGACCGGCCGGCTCCGCGCCGTGAACGTGCCGATGAAGAAGGGCATGGACGACGATGGGTACCGCCGGCTGTTCGAGCCCATCATGACAAGGGTCGTGGCGGTGTTCCAGCCGGAGGCCATCGTGATGCAGTGTGGCGCTGACTCGCTCTCCGGCGATAGGCTTGGCCACCAGAACCTGTCTATCGCCGGCCACGCCCGGTGCGTCAGCTTCATGCGGAGTTTCagcacgccgctgctgctcctcggcggcggcgggtacaCCATCAACCACGTCGCCGCCTGCTGGTGCTACGAG ACGGCAGTCGCCATCGGCAAGAACATCGCTGACGACATACCGCCACACTGCTACGACGGCTTGTATAGGAGCCAGGGCTACAAGCTCTTTTACCCGGCAGACAAGAACATGAAGAACGATAACACGGACACGTACGTGACGCGCACGAGGAGTGAAGTACTGCAGAACCTCTCTGAGCTCGAGGCCGCGCCGAGTGTCGAGTTCAAGGAGCCGGCGGGTGGGAGCATCGACGCCGAGGCGCTCTTCGACAGACGGCTCTCGCGGGAGGAGTACGACCCTATGCAGAGGTTGCACCGACGGTGCGGTGAGATGGAGGAGCGCGGCTTCTTTATAGAAGTAGGAAAGCGGCAGCTCGATCTGACCAAGTACTGA